A genomic stretch from Thauera sp. GDN1 includes:
- a CDS encoding histone deacetylase yields MKLYYADHFVLPLPEGHRFPMEKYSRLRARLLESGLFADDDFRVPAAASDTEILRAHDAGYLARVAGGTLDAAEVRRIGFPWSAAMVERSRRSAGATLAACRSALEREGGSACAANLAGGTHHAHRDFGSGFCVFNDAAIAALAMRAEGRAGRIAIVDCDVHQGDGTATILADTPEVFTCSLHGAKNFPFRKQVSDLDVELPDDTGDEAYLAALDAALDIVFTRARPELVIYLAGADPYAGDRLGRLALSIDGLRLRDERVLGACSAAGVPVAVAMAGGYAQPIEDTVTIHFNTICSAARGAGAR; encoded by the coding sequence TTGAAGCTGTACTACGCCGACCATTTCGTCCTGCCCCTGCCCGAGGGCCATCGCTTTCCGATGGAGAAGTACTCTCGCCTGCGCGCGCGCCTGCTCGAGAGCGGCCTGTTCGCCGATGACGACTTCCGCGTCCCCGCCGCCGCCAGCGACACCGAGATCCTGCGCGCCCACGACGCCGGCTACCTCGCCCGCGTCGCCGGCGGCACGCTCGATGCCGCGGAAGTGCGGCGCATCGGTTTCCCGTGGAGCGCTGCGATGGTCGAGCGCTCGCGGCGCTCGGCCGGGGCCACGCTGGCCGCCTGCCGCAGCGCGCTCGAGCGCGAGGGCGGCAGCGCCTGCGCGGCCAATCTCGCCGGCGGCACGCATCATGCGCACCGCGATTTCGGCTCGGGCTTCTGCGTGTTCAACGACGCCGCCATCGCCGCGCTGGCGATGCGCGCCGAGGGCCGCGCAGGACGCATCGCGATCGTCGATTGCGACGTGCACCAGGGCGACGGCACCGCCACCATCCTCGCCGACACCCCCGAGGTGTTTACCTGCAGCCTGCATGGCGCCAAGAACTTCCCCTTCCGCAAGCAGGTGAGCGACCTCGACGTCGAGCTGCCGGACGACACCGGCGACGAGGCCTACCTCGCCGCGCTCGACGCGGCGCTCGACATTGTCTTCACGCGCGCCCGGCCTGAGCTGGTGATCTACCTCGCCGGCGCGGACCCCTACGCCGGCGACCGCCTCGGCCGCCTCGCGCTGAGCATCGACGGCCTGCGCCTGCGCGACGAACGCGTGCTCGGCGCGTGCAGCGCCGCCGGCGTGCCGGTCGCGGTGGCGATGGCCGGCGGCTACGCGCAGCCGATCGAGGACACGGTGACGATCCACTTCAACACCATCTGCAGCGCGGCGCGGGGCGCCGGTGCGCGCTGA
- the dbpA gene encoding ATP-dependent RNA helicase DbpA, which yields MLDTLRQLDYRTMTPIQAASLPLALAGHDLIAQAKTGSGKTAAFALPLLARLDVRKLAVQAMVLCPTRELADQVTQEIRRLARFEANIKVLSLCGGTPMRPQRESLAHGAHVVVGTPGRIMDHLERGSLALDALDTLVLDEADRMLDMGFHDDIAFVASRCPSARQTLLFSATYPEGIARLAARFLRQPREVKLLEQHAHGKIRQRFYEVEHAARLEAVGRLLRHYRPLSTLAFCNTRQQCRDLVELLRAQGFAALALNGEMEQRERDQVLIQFANRSCSVLVATDVAARGLDIARLEAVINVDVTPDPEIHIHRIGRTGRGDEDGWALNLCSSADRRRVAGIAQMMGFEPEWHALDEMQDDAPQPLLAPMVTLLILGGRKDKIRPADVLGALTGEAGFAREQVGKITVTDQLTYVAVERAIARDAVRRLSAGKLKGRKVKVRALEV from the coding sequence CCTGCCGCTGGCGCTCGCCGGGCACGATCTCATCGCGCAGGCGAAGACCGGCAGCGGCAAGACCGCGGCCTTCGCCCTGCCGCTGCTCGCCCGGCTCGATGTGCGCAAGCTCGCCGTGCAGGCCATGGTGCTGTGCCCGACCCGCGAGCTCGCCGACCAGGTCACGCAGGAGATCCGCCGCCTGGCGCGCTTCGAGGCCAACATCAAGGTGCTGTCGCTGTGCGGCGGCACGCCGATGCGGCCGCAGCGCGAGAGCCTGGCGCACGGCGCCCATGTCGTGGTCGGCACGCCCGGGCGCATCATGGACCACCTCGAGCGCGGCAGCCTGGCGCTCGACGCCCTCGACACCCTGGTGCTGGACGAGGCCGACCGCATGCTGGACATGGGTTTCCACGACGACATCGCCTTCGTCGCCAGCCGTTGCCCGTCGGCACGCCAGACCCTGCTGTTCTCCGCCACCTACCCCGAGGGCATCGCGCGACTGGCCGCGCGCTTCCTGCGCCAGCCGCGGGAAGTGAAGCTGCTCGAGCAGCACGCCCACGGCAAGATCCGCCAACGCTTCTACGAGGTCGAGCACGCCGCGCGGCTGGAGGCGGTCGGACGGCTGCTGCGCCACTACCGCCCGCTCAGCACGCTGGCCTTCTGCAACACCCGCCAGCAATGCCGCGACCTCGTCGAGCTGCTGCGCGCCCAGGGCTTCGCCGCCCTCGCCCTCAACGGCGAGATGGAGCAGCGCGAGCGCGACCAGGTGCTGATCCAGTTCGCCAACCGCAGCTGCTCGGTGCTGGTCGCCACCGACGTCGCCGCCCGCGGGCTGGACATTGCCCGGCTCGAAGCGGTGATCAACGTCGACGTCACCCCCGATCCGGAAATCCACATCCACCGCATCGGCCGCACCGGCCGCGGCGACGAGGACGGCTGGGCGCTGAACCTGTGCAGCAGCGCGGACAGGCGCCGAGTCGCAGGGATCGCGCAGATGATGGGCTTCGAACCCGAGTGGCACGCGCTCGACGAGATGCAGGACGACGCCCCGCAGCCGCTGCTCGCGCCGATGGTCACCCTGCTGATCCTGGGCGGGCGCAAGGACAAGATCCGCCCCGCGGACGTGCTCGGCGCGCTCACCGGCGAGGCCGGCTTCGCACGCGAGCAGGTCGGCAAGATCACCGTCACCGACCAGCTCACCTATGTCGCCGTCGAGCGTGCGATCGCGCGCGATGCGGTGCGCCGCCTGTCGGCGGGCAAGCTCAAGGGCAGGAAGGTGAAGGTGCGCGCACTCGAGGTCTGA